One window of the Streptomyces sp. NBC_00259 genome contains the following:
- a CDS encoding serine hydrolase domain-containing protein, with amino-acid sequence MRRTRVAPLLCAATLVAASLQATAGAGTAAPAGAGSGRPCVSSPPPRGGPAREVLNLAQQARTELHLNSVVLRVTKDGEEVLTTALGESMTGVPAQPGMHFRAGSIAIVYMGITLLQLVDEKKARLDDPVSRWLPDAPHADRITLRMLGDSTSGLHDYVTDPKFLAALEAAPFRQWTAEELVAYPAAHPLWYAPGTSWSYSHANFVLLGAALEKIAGMPLDQLLEQRVMGPLGLDDTRNGATPEIPRPVLHAFTSERGPYEESTFWNPSWTTAPGAVLTSHICDLARSAEGVGTGELLSPAAFRTQLDPGTVGLGGGTKSCPATVCLKNTEAKHFGVGVLVQNDWIMTNPSFSGYAAVQAYLPAERLAIAVATTKTAETPEGNTAQTLMNRIATALAPGHPAPGGS; translated from the coding sequence ATGAGGCGCACCCGCGTGGCCCCGCTCCTCTGTGCCGCGACGCTCGTCGCGGCGAGCCTCCAGGCGACGGCCGGCGCAGGCACCGCCGCCCCGGCCGGGGCCGGGAGCGGGCGGCCGTGTGTCAGCTCTCCGCCGCCCAGGGGCGGCCCCGCCCGTGAGGTCCTGAATCTCGCGCAGCAGGCCAGGACCGAACTGCACCTGAACTCGGTCGTGCTGCGCGTCACGAAGGACGGCGAGGAAGTCCTCACGACGGCTCTCGGCGAATCGATGACCGGCGTTCCCGCGCAGCCCGGTATGCACTTCCGAGCCGGTTCGATCGCCATCGTGTACATGGGCATCACCCTGCTGCAGCTGGTGGACGAGAAGAAGGCGCGTCTCGACGACCCGGTGTCCCGCTGGCTGCCCGACGCCCCGCACGCCGACAGGATCACCCTGCGGATGCTCGGCGACTCCACCTCGGGACTCCACGACTACGTCACCGACCCGAAGTTCCTCGCCGCGCTGGAGGCGGCCCCCTTCCGCCAGTGGACGGCCGAGGAACTGGTGGCCTACCCGGCCGCGCACCCCCTCTGGTACGCGCCGGGCACCAGCTGGAGCTACTCCCACGCCAACTTCGTGCTCCTCGGCGCCGCCCTGGAGAAGATCGCCGGAATGCCGCTCGACCAGCTGCTGGAGCAGCGCGTCATGGGCCCCCTCGGGCTGGACGACACCCGCAACGGCGCCACCCCCGAGATCCCGCGGCCGGTCCTGCACGCCTTCACCTCGGAACGCGGCCCCTACGAGGAATCCACCTTCTGGAACCCGTCGTGGACCACCGCGCCGGGCGCCGTCCTCACCTCCCACATCTGCGACCTGGCCCGCTCGGCGGAGGGCGTGGGCACGGGGGAGCTGCTGTCCCCGGCCGCGTTCCGGACCCAGCTCGACCCCGGCACGGTCGGGCTCGGCGGCGGTACGAAGAGCTGCCCCGCCACGGTCTGCCTGAAGAACACCGAGGCCAAGCACTTCGGCGTCGGTGTGCTCGTCCAGAACGACTGGATCATGACGAACCCGTCGTTCTCCGGCTACGCCGCCGTGCAGGCCTACCTGCCCGCCGAACGCCTCGCCATCGCCGTCGCGACCACGAAGACCGCAGAGACGCCGGAGGGCAACACCGCCCAGACGCTCATGAACCGGATCGCCACGGCCCTCGCCCCGGGACATCCCGCCCCCGGCGGGAGCTGA
- the hisF gene encoding imidazole glycerol phosphate synthase subunit HisF has translation MTLAVRVIPCLDVDNGRVVKGVNFQNLRDAGDPVEMAKLYDAEGADELTFLDITASSGDRETTYDVVRRTAEQVFIPLTVGGGVRSADDVDKLLRAGADKVGVNTAAIARPELIREIAERFGRQVLVLSVDARRTPSGSFEVTTHGGRRGTGIDAVEWAHRAAELGAGEILLNSMDADGTKDGYDTEMIAAVRKHVTVPVIASGGAGRLGDFAPAIAAGADAVLAASVFHFGDLRIAEVKETLREAGHPVR, from the coding sequence ATGACCCTCGCCGTCCGAGTCATCCCCTGCCTGGACGTGGACAACGGCCGGGTGGTCAAGGGAGTCAACTTCCAGAACCTGCGGGACGCCGGCGACCCCGTCGAGATGGCCAAGCTGTACGACGCCGAAGGCGCCGACGAGCTGACCTTCCTCGACATCACCGCCTCGTCCGGCGACCGCGAGACGACGTACGACGTCGTGCGCCGCACCGCCGAGCAGGTCTTCATCCCGCTCACGGTCGGCGGCGGGGTGCGCTCCGCCGACGACGTCGACAAACTGCTGCGGGCCGGCGCCGACAAGGTCGGCGTCAACACCGCGGCCATCGCCCGCCCCGAGCTGATCCGCGAGATCGCCGAGCGTTTCGGCCGCCAGGTCCTGGTGCTGTCGGTCGACGCCCGCCGCACCCCGTCCGGCTCCTTCGAGGTCACCACCCACGGCGGCCGACGCGGCACCGGCATCGACGCCGTCGAATGGGCGCACCGGGCCGCCGAGCTGGGCGCGGGCGAGATCCTGCTCAACTCGATGGACGCCGACGGCACCAAGGACGGCTACGACACCGAGATGATCGCCGCCGTCCGCAAGCACGTCACCGTCCCGGTCATCGCCTCCGGCGGCGCGGGCAGGCTCGGCGACTTCGCACCGGCCATCGCGGCAGGCGCGGACGCGGTGCTCGCGGCGTCCGTCTTCCACTTCGGCGACCTGCGGATCGCCGAGGTCAAGGAGACCCTGCGGGAAGCGGGTCACCCCGTCCGGTGA
- a CDS encoding RidA family protein, translated as MSNDVRRIGSGGPWEEAFGYSRAVELPNGLVLVSGCTSVVNGTFADGGPYDQAVNSFNAALAALKEFGLGSEHVVRTRMYITHARDVDEVGRAHKELLGAVRPAASMIIVSGFVDPRLVVEVEVEAYRGEGGGAA; from the coding sequence GTGAGCAACGACGTCCGCCGGATCGGCTCCGGCGGCCCGTGGGAAGAGGCCTTCGGCTACTCCCGCGCGGTCGAGCTGCCGAACGGCTTGGTGCTGGTCTCCGGCTGTACGTCGGTGGTCAACGGCACCTTCGCCGACGGCGGCCCGTACGACCAGGCCGTCAACTCCTTCAACGCGGCACTGGCCGCGCTGAAGGAGTTCGGACTCGGCAGCGAGCACGTGGTGCGCACCCGCATGTACATCACGCACGCCCGCGACGTCGACGAGGTCGGCCGCGCCCACAAGGAGCTGCTCGGCGCCGTCCGCCCGGCCGCGTCGATGATCATCGTCTCCGGTTTCGTCGACCCGCGGCTGGTCGTCGAGGTCGAGGTCGAGGCGTACCGAGGGGAAGGAGGGGGAGCGGCATGA
- the priA gene encoding bifunctional 1-(5-phosphoribosyl)-5-((5-phosphoribosylamino)methylideneamino)imidazole-4-carboxamide isomerase/phosphoribosylanthranilate isomerase PriA encodes MAQKLELLPAVDVRDGQAVRLVHGESGTETSYGSPLEAALTWQRAGAEWLHLVDLDAAFGTGDNRELIAEVAGAMDLKVELSGGIRDDASLAAALATGCTRVNLGTAALETPEWVAKVIAEHGDKIAVGLDVRGTTLRGRGWTRDGGDLYETLARLDSEGCARYVVTDIAKDGTLQGPNLELLRNVCAATDKPVVASGGVSSLDDLRALAGLVPLGIEGAIVGKALYAEAFTLEEALEAVEAVSR; translated from the coding sequence ATGGCTCAGAAGCTTGAACTCCTCCCCGCCGTCGACGTCCGCGACGGCCAGGCCGTCCGCCTCGTCCACGGCGAGTCCGGCACGGAGACCTCCTACGGCTCCCCGCTGGAGGCCGCCCTCACCTGGCAGCGGGCGGGCGCCGAGTGGCTGCATCTGGTCGATCTCGACGCGGCCTTCGGCACCGGTGACAACCGGGAGCTGATCGCCGAGGTGGCCGGAGCCATGGACCTCAAGGTCGAGCTGTCCGGCGGCATCCGCGACGACGCCTCGCTCGCCGCCGCCCTCGCCACCGGCTGCACCCGGGTCAACCTCGGCACCGCCGCACTGGAGACCCCCGAGTGGGTCGCCAAGGTCATCGCCGAGCACGGCGACAAGATCGCGGTCGGTCTCGACGTACGCGGCACGACGCTGCGCGGCCGCGGCTGGACCCGCGACGGAGGCGACCTCTACGAGACGCTGGCGCGCCTGGACTCCGAGGGCTGCGCGCGGTACGTCGTCACCGACATCGCCAAGGACGGCACCCTCCAGGGCCCCAACCTGGAGCTGCTGCGCAATGTCTGCGCCGCCACGGACAAGCCGGTCGTCGCCTCCGGCGGCGTCTCCTCGCTCGACGACCTGCGCGCGCTCGCCGGCCTCGTGCCGCTCGGCATCGAGGGCGCGATCGTCGGAAAGGCGCTCTACGCCGAGGCGTTCACCCTGGAAGAGGCGCTGGAAGCGGTGGAGGCGGTGTCGCGGTGA
- the hisH gene encoding imidazole glycerol phosphate synthase subunit HisH: MSERKKVVVFDYGFGNIRSAERALARVGADVEVTRDFDTAMNADGLLVPGVGAFSACMTGLQQARGHWVVGRRLSGGRPVMGICVGMQILFARGIEHGVETEGLDEWPGVVGPLNAPVVPHMGWNTVEAPEDTEMFAGLDADARFYFVHSYAVRDWDLEVTNPAIRAPKVTWATHGEPFVAAVENGALWATQFHPEKSGDAGAQLLTNWIETL; this comes from the coding sequence ATGAGCGAGCGGAAGAAGGTCGTCGTCTTCGACTACGGCTTCGGCAACATCCGCTCCGCCGAGCGCGCTCTCGCCCGCGTCGGCGCCGACGTCGAGGTCACCCGCGACTTCGACACGGCCATGAACGCCGACGGTCTGCTCGTGCCCGGTGTGGGCGCCTTCTCCGCCTGCATGACCGGACTCCAGCAGGCCCGCGGACACTGGGTGGTCGGCCGCAGGCTCTCCGGCGGCAGGCCCGTCATGGGCATCTGCGTCGGCATGCAGATCCTCTTCGCCCGCGGCATCGAGCACGGCGTCGAGACCGAGGGCCTCGACGAGTGGCCCGGCGTCGTCGGACCGCTGAACGCCCCGGTCGTCCCGCACATGGGCTGGAACACGGTCGAGGCCCCCGAGGACACGGAGATGTTCGCCGGCCTCGACGCCGACGCCCGGTTCTACTTCGTGCACTCCTACGCCGTGCGCGACTGGGACCTGGAGGTGACCAACCCGGCCATCCGCGCCCCGAAGGTCACCTGGGCCACCCACGGCGAGCCCTTCGTCGCGGCCGTCGAGAACGGTGCACTGTGGGCCACCCAGTTCCACCCCGAGAAGTCCGGCGACGCCGGAGCCCAGCTCCTCACCAACTGGATCGAGACCCTCTGA
- the hisB gene encoding imidazoleglycerol-phosphate dehydratase HisB has product MSRVGRVERTTKETAVVVEIDLDGTGKVDVSTGVGFYDHMLDQLGRHGLFDLTVKTDGDLHIDSHHTIEDTALALGAAFKQALGDKVGIYRFGNCTVPLDESLAQVTVDLSGRPYLVHTEPENMAPMIGAYDTTMTRHILESFVAQAQIALHVHVPYGRNAHHIVECQFKALARALRYASERDPRAAGILPSTKGAL; this is encoded by the coding sequence ATGAGCCGGGTAGGACGGGTCGAGCGCACCACGAAGGAGACCGCCGTCGTCGTCGAGATCGACCTCGACGGCACCGGAAAGGTCGATGTGTCGACCGGGGTCGGCTTCTACGACCACATGCTCGACCAGCTCGGCCGCCACGGGCTGTTCGACCTCACCGTCAAGACCGACGGCGATCTGCACATCGACAGCCACCACACCATCGAGGACACCGCCCTCGCGCTGGGCGCCGCTTTCAAGCAGGCCCTCGGCGACAAGGTCGGCATCTACCGCTTCGGCAACTGCACCGTGCCGCTGGACGAGTCGCTCGCGCAGGTGACGGTGGACCTGTCCGGCCGCCCGTACCTCGTGCACACCGAGCCGGAGAACATGGCGCCGATGATCGGCGCGTACGACACGACGATGACCCGGCACATCCTGGAGTCCTTCGTCGCCCAGGCGCAGATCGCGCTGCACGTCCACGTACCGTACGGGCGCAACGCCCACCACATCGTGGAGTGCCAGTTCAAGGCGCTGGCCAGGGCCCTTCGCTATGCCTCCGAGCGCGACCCGCGCGCTGCCGGAATCCTTCCCTCCACGAAGGGCGCTCTCTAG
- a CDS encoding histidinol-phosphate transaminase, translating to MTGIDDLPIRDELRGKSPYGAPQLDVPVQLNTNENPYPLPEPLVERIAERVREAARGLNRYPDRDAIELRTELATYLTRTGKHPVALENVWAANGSNEVIQQLLQTFGGPGRTAIGFEPSYSMHGLIARGTGTGWLSGPRNDDFTIDVAAAATAIAEHRPDVVFVTSPNNPTGTAVDAETVLALYEAAQAAKPSLVVIDEAYVEFSHRPSLLPLLEGRPHLVVSRTMSKAFGAAGLRLGYLAAHRAVVDAVQLVRLPYHLSAVTQATALAALEHTDTLLKYVEQLKEERDRLVAELRAIGYEVTESDANFVQFGRFEDAHAMWQKILDRGVLVRDNGVPGRLRVTAGTPEENDAFLDAVRALKKEHSS from the coding sequence GTGACCGGCATCGACGACCTCCCCATCCGCGACGAGCTGCGCGGCAAGTCCCCGTACGGCGCGCCCCAGCTCGACGTCCCCGTACAGCTGAACACCAACGAGAACCCGTACCCGCTGCCCGAGCCGCTCGTCGAGCGGATCGCCGAGCGGGTGCGGGAGGCCGCGCGCGGCCTCAACCGCTACCCGGACCGGGACGCGATCGAGCTGCGCACGGAGCTGGCGACGTATCTGACCCGCACCGGGAAGCACCCGGTCGCCCTGGAGAACGTGTGGGCGGCCAACGGCTCCAACGAGGTCATCCAGCAGCTGCTGCAGACCTTCGGCGGACCCGGCCGGACCGCGATCGGCTTCGAGCCCTCGTACTCGATGCACGGTCTGATCGCGCGCGGCACCGGCACCGGCTGGCTCTCGGGACCCCGCAACGACGACTTCACCATCGATGTGGCGGCGGCCGCGACGGCCATCGCCGAGCACCGCCCCGACGTCGTCTTCGTCACCTCGCCCAACAACCCCACCGGCACGGCCGTCGACGCCGAGACGGTCCTCGCCCTGTACGAGGCCGCCCAGGCCGCGAAGCCGTCACTGGTGGTCATCGACGAGGCGTACGTCGAGTTCAGCCACCGGCCCTCGCTGCTGCCGCTGCTCGAAGGCCGGCCCCACCTCGTCGTCTCGCGGACGATGTCCAAGGCCTTCGGCGCCGCCGGACTGCGCCTCGGCTATCTCGCCGCGCACCGCGCCGTGGTCGACGCCGTCCAGCTCGTACGGCTGCCGTACCACCTCTCCGCCGTCACCCAGGCCACCGCGCTGGCGGCCCTGGAGCACACCGATACGCTGCTGAAGTACGTCGAGCAGCTCAAGGAGGAGCGGGACCGGCTGGTCGCCGAGCTGCGCGCCATCGGCTACGAGGTGACCGAGTCCGACGCCAACTTCGTCCAGTTCGGACGCTTCGAGGACGCCCACGCCATGTGGCAGAAGATCCTCGACCGGGGCGTCCTGGTCCGCGACAACGGCGTACCGGGCCGGCTGCGGGTCACCGCCGGCACCCCCGAAGAGAACGACGCGTTCCTCGACGCGGTTCGCGCACTGAAGAAGGAGCACAGCTCATGA
- the hisD gene encoding histidinol dehydrogenase produces MISRIDLRGDALPEGGALRDLLPRAEFDVEAALDKVRPICEDVHHRGDAALIEYAEKFDGVTLEHVRVPAKAIAEALEQLDPEVGAALEESIRRARIVHREQRRETHTTQVVPGGTVTEKWVPVERVGLYAPGGRSVYPSSVIMNAVPAQEAGVESIALASPPQKEFGGLPHPTILAACALLGVDEVYAVGGATAVAMFAYGTESCAPANMVTGPGNIWVAAAKRYFTGRIGIDAEAGPTEIAVLADATADPAHVAADLISQAEHDPLAAAVLVTDSPELADAVERELEPQIAATKHVEDRIVPALSGRQSAIVLVDGIEDGLRVVDAYGAEHLEVQTADAAAVAERVRNAGAIFVGPWAPVSLGDYCAGSNHVLPTGGCACHSSGLSVQSFLRGIHIVDYTREALADVTHHVVTLAEAEDLPAHGAALKARFGWKVPDGK; encoded by the coding sequence GTGATCTCGCGAATCGACCTGCGCGGCGACGCCCTCCCCGAGGGCGGGGCCCTGCGCGACCTGCTGCCCCGTGCCGAGTTCGACGTGGAAGCCGCCCTGGACAAGGTGCGGCCCATCTGTGAGGACGTCCATCATCGGGGCGACGCGGCACTGATCGAGTACGCGGAGAAGTTCGACGGCGTGACGCTCGAGCACGTCAGGGTGCCCGCGAAGGCGATCGCCGAGGCGCTGGAGCAGCTCGACCCCGAGGTCGGGGCGGCGCTGGAGGAGTCCATCCGGCGCGCCCGGATCGTCCACCGCGAGCAGCGCCGCGAGACGCACACCACCCAGGTCGTGCCCGGCGGCACGGTGACCGAGAAGTGGGTTCCGGTCGAGCGCGTCGGGCTGTACGCACCGGGTGGCCGTTCCGTCTACCCCTCGTCCGTGATCATGAACGCCGTACCGGCGCAGGAGGCGGGCGTCGAGTCCATCGCGCTCGCCTCCCCGCCGCAGAAGGAGTTCGGCGGACTGCCGCACCCGACGATCCTGGCCGCCTGCGCGCTGCTCGGCGTCGACGAGGTGTACGCGGTGGGCGGCGCGACGGCCGTCGCGATGTTCGCGTACGGCACCGAGTCCTGTGCGCCTGCCAACATGGTCACAGGCCCCGGCAACATCTGGGTCGCGGCCGCCAAGCGCTACTTCACCGGCCGGATCGGCATCGACGCCGAGGCCGGTCCGACCGAGATCGCGGTCCTCGCCGACGCCACCGCCGACCCGGCGCACGTCGCGGCCGACCTGATCAGCCAGGCCGAGCACGACCCGCTGGCCGCGGCCGTGCTGGTCACCGACTCGCCCGAGCTGGCCGACGCGGTCGAGCGGGAGCTGGAGCCGCAGATCGCCGCGACCAAGCACGTCGAGGACCGCATCGTCCCGGCGCTGTCCGGCCGGCAGTCCGCGATCGTCCTCGTCGACGGCATCGAGGACGGCCTGCGTGTCGTCGACGCGTACGGCGCCGAGCACCTGGAGGTCCAGACCGCCGACGCGGCGGCCGTGGCCGAGCGGGTCCGCAACGCGGGCGCGATCTTCGTCGGCCCGTGGGCGCCGGTCTCCCTCGGCGACTACTGCGCCGGGTCCAACCACGTGCTGCCGACCGGCGGCTGCGCCTGCCACTCCTCCGGGCTGTCCGTCCAGTCCTTCCTGCGCGGCATCCACATCGTGGACTACACGCGCGAGGCGCTCGCCGACGTCACCCACCACGTGGTGACCCTGGCGGAGGCGGAGGACCTCCCGGCGCACGGCGCCGCGCTCAAGGCACGGTTCGGCTGGAAGGTACCCGACGGCAAGTGA
- a CDS encoding oxidoreductase produces the protein MTEPQGIDMPNDLTTAERTMWTSFEHGRTCDLRDSNPLLNDPFSEREWGPGRSVRADVIAMLLLSGPPARPGRVCALKLRGAYVTGKLTLSGGTIGPYVELTGCRFESELAFPEARFTTLRMVGCAIPRLEAARLHTEGDLHLPRCRIDRGMRLTDAQIGTDLLINQIQVRPDRRGRAIAADGLSVAQDLQAELIETYGEVSLRGAKVGVSLSLRGSRLRAVEGRHALNAPQLTVERTLYMTRAWVDGGGDQGATPPFGIANAAGGRAPGARERRFECHGGVRLDDGRFGDAVDLHKARFVLSDARREELSLRRIVTPELRFTGERPTQGRVVLNGAKVVTLIDLSTSWPGPGGLAMGGFVYENLVPYSRFPLARRLEWIEAATPEYAPEPYERLATVLRNSGEDADAREVLLAKQRRRRETLPLAAKLWGFLQDWTVAYGYRPGRAALWMAVLWAAGAVAFSRYDPSAIKPDEHPVWNPSLFALDLLIPVINLGQDGYWRLEGRWQWAAAALILLGWILATTVAAGASRMLRRG, from the coding sequence TTGACCGAGCCGCAGGGCATCGACATGCCCAACGATCTCACCACGGCGGAACGCACGATGTGGACCTCCTTCGAGCACGGGAGGACCTGCGACCTTCGCGACAGCAATCCACTGCTGAACGATCCCTTCTCGGAACGCGAATGGGGCCCCGGGCGCAGCGTGCGCGCCGATGTGATCGCGATGCTGCTGCTGAGCGGTCCGCCGGCACGTCCCGGGCGGGTGTGCGCGCTCAAGCTGCGCGGCGCGTACGTCACGGGCAAGCTCACGCTCTCCGGCGGCACGATCGGGCCGTACGTGGAGCTGACCGGCTGCCGGTTCGAGAGCGAACTGGCCTTTCCCGAGGCGCGGTTCACCACGCTGCGCATGGTCGGCTGCGCGATACCGCGGCTGGAGGCCGCTCGGCTGCACACCGAGGGCGATCTGCATCTGCCGCGCTGCCGGATCGACCGCGGGATGCGGCTCACGGACGCCCAGATAGGCACGGATCTGCTGATCAACCAGATCCAGGTGCGGCCGGACCGGCGGGGCCGCGCGATCGCCGCGGACGGGCTGTCCGTCGCGCAGGACCTGCAGGCCGAGCTGATCGAGACGTACGGCGAGGTCAGTCTGCGCGGCGCGAAGGTCGGCGTGTCGCTGAGCCTGCGCGGCAGCAGGCTGCGGGCGGTCGAGGGGCGGCACGCGCTGAACGCCCCGCAGCTGACGGTGGAGCGCACGCTGTACATGACCCGGGCATGGGTCGACGGGGGCGGCGACCAGGGGGCCACTCCTCCGTTCGGCATCGCCAACGCCGCGGGCGGCCGGGCGCCGGGCGCGCGGGAGCGGCGCTTCGAGTGCCATGGCGGGGTGCGGCTGGACGACGGCCGCTTCGGCGACGCGGTCGACCTCCACAAGGCCCGCTTCGTGCTGTCGGACGCGCGGCGGGAGGAGCTGTCGCTGCGCAGGATCGTCACGCCGGAGCTGCGCTTCACCGGCGAGCGGCCGACGCAGGGACGCGTCGTGCTGAACGGGGCGAAGGTCGTCACGCTGATCGACCTCTCCACGAGCTGGCCCGGGCCCGGCGGGCTGGCCATGGGCGGGTTCGTGTACGAGAACCTCGTCCCGTACAGCCGCTTTCCGCTGGCGCGGCGGCTGGAGTGGATCGAGGCGGCGACTCCGGAGTACGCGCCTGAGCCGTACGAACGGCTCGCGACCGTGCTGCGCAACAGCGGCGAGGACGCGGACGCCCGTGAGGTGCTGCTGGCCAAGCAGCGCCGCCGCCGCGAGACCCTGCCGCTCGCCGCGAAGCTCTGGGGCTTTCTCCAGGACTGGACGGTGGCGTACGGCTACCGGCCGGGCAGGGCCGCGCTGTGGATGGCGGTGCTCTGGGCGGCCGGTGCGGTGGCCTTCTCCCGCTACGACCCCTCGGCGATCAAGCCGGACGAGCACCCGGTGTGGAACCCGTCCCTGTTCGCCCTGGATCTGCTCATCCCGGTGATCAACCTCGGCCAGGACGGCTACTGGCGGCTGGAGGGCCGCTGGCAATGGGCGGCGGCCGCGCTGATACTCCTGGGCTGGATCCTCGCGACGACGGTCGCGGCAGGCGCGTCACGGATGCTGAGGCGCGGCTGA
- a CDS encoding LON peptidase substrate-binding domain-containing protein, with amino-acid sequence MTTARLPLFPLNAVLFPGLVLPLNVFEERYRAMMRELLKTDESEPRRFAVVAIRDGREVAPTAPGLPDQTALPEKGPAAGFGADPVQAFHRVGCIADAATIRERADGSFEVLATGTSRVRLLSVDASGPFLTAELEEIPEESGEGAGTLAEGVLRAFRNYQKRLAGARERSLSTGSELPDEPSVVSYLVAAAAVLDTPSKQRLLQAPDTATRLREELKLLRSETAVIRHLPSLPAVELTRAPTSPN; translated from the coding sequence GTGACCACCGCTCGCCTGCCACTCTTTCCGCTCAACGCGGTGCTTTTCCCGGGCCTCGTGCTGCCGCTCAACGTCTTCGAGGAGCGCTATCGCGCCATGATGCGCGAGCTGTTGAAGACCGACGAGTCCGAACCGCGCCGGTTCGCCGTGGTCGCCATCCGCGACGGCCGTGAGGTCGCGCCGACCGCGCCCGGGCTGCCGGACCAGACCGCGCTGCCCGAGAAGGGCCCGGCCGCCGGCTTCGGGGCGGACCCGGTCCAGGCGTTCCACCGGGTCGGCTGCATCGCGGACGCCGCGACGATCCGGGAACGCGCGGACGGCAGTTTCGAGGTGCTCGCCACCGGCACGTCCCGGGTCAGGCTGCTCTCCGTCGACGCGAGCGGCCCGTTCCTGACCGCCGAACTCGAAGAGATCCCGGAGGAGTCAGGGGAAGGCGCGGGCACCCTGGCCGAAGGCGTGCTGCGGGCGTTCCGGAACTACCAGAAGCGGCTGGCGGGAGCGCGGGAGCGCTCGCTGTCCACGGGCTCGGAGCTGCCGGACGAACCGTCCGTGGTCTCGTACCTGGTGGCCGCGGCGGCCGTGCTGGACACGCCGTCGAAGCAACGGCTGCTGCAGGCGCCGGACACGGCGACCCGGCTGCGGGAGGAACTGAAGCTGCTGCGCTCCGAGACCGCGGTGATACGGCATCTGCCGTCGCTGCCCGCGGTCGAACTGACGCGCGCGCCGACGAGCCCGAACTGA
- the ybaK gene encoding Cys-tRNA(Pro) deacylase: MAKKQRKQQGGTPATVALTAAGTAFTVHAYEHDPASPSYGEEAAEALGVAPERVFKTLVADVDGELTVAVVPVAGQLDLKALATAVGGKRAAMADPAAAERTTGYVRGGISPLGQRKRLRTVLDASASAHPTICVSAGRRGLEVELAPADLASLTGAVLAPIGRA; the protein is encoded by the coding sequence TTGGCGAAGAAGCAGCGGAAGCAGCAGGGCGGCACTCCGGCGACGGTGGCGCTGACGGCCGCGGGGACGGCGTTCACGGTGCACGCGTACGAGCACGACCCGGCGTCGCCCTCGTACGGCGAGGAGGCCGCGGAGGCCCTCGGCGTCGCGCCGGAGCGGGTCTTCAAGACCCTCGTGGCGGACGTGGACGGCGAGCTGACGGTCGCCGTCGTCCCGGTCGCCGGACAGCTCGACCTGAAGGCGCTGGCCACGGCGGTCGGCGGCAAACGCGCGGCGATGGCCGATCCGGCCGCGGCCGAGCGCACCACGGGATACGTCCGGGGCGGCATCTCTCCCCTGGGGCAGCGCAAGCGGCTGCGCACGGTGCTGGACGCCTCGGCCTCCGCCCACCCGACGATCTGCGTCTCGGCGGGCCGCCGGGGCCTCGAGGTCGAGCTGGCACCCGCCGACCTGGCGTCCCTTACCGGCGCGGTGCTCGCGCCGATCGGCCGCGCGTAG
- a CDS encoding ABC transporter permease gives MTAPLTPPHRPAPHDAPWHTPNPAPYPDGEGLDMKRELRQAAVVLVAVTLAGIALGLLWLWLAPRVPLISTDTAVFVADTEGEESAGADGTFVLLALGFGVLSATGAFLFNRRGGIAVVAALALGGLLASALAWGTGHWFGPDQDVVAHARAVGEGVVFDAPLRLRAKAALLAWPVAAMIMHLGLTALFGPRDPEPEWAPSPAHDDPR, from the coding sequence GTGACAGCACCCCTGACGCCGCCTCACCGGCCCGCACCGCATGACGCGCCCTGGCACACCCCGAACCCCGCGCCGTACCCGGACGGAGAAGGGTTGGACATGAAGAGGGAGCTGCGGCAGGCCGCGGTGGTCCTGGTGGCCGTGACGCTCGCGGGGATCGCGCTCGGACTGCTGTGGCTGTGGCTGGCGCCCCGGGTTCCGCTGATCTCGACCGACACGGCGGTCTTCGTCGCGGACACGGAGGGCGAGGAGTCGGCGGGCGCGGACGGTACGTTCGTGCTGCTGGCGCTCGGTTTCGGGGTGCTCAGTGCGACGGGCGCCTTCCTGTTCAACCGGCGCGGGGGCATCGCCGTCGTCGCCGCGCTCGCGCTGGGCGGGCTCCTCGCCTCCGCCCTGGCATGGGGCACGGGCCACTGGTTCGGCCCCGACCAGGACGTCGTCGCGCACGCTCGCGCGGTGGGCGAGGGGGTCGTCTTCGACGCGCCGCTCAGGCTCCGTGCGAAGGCGGCGCTGCTGGCGTGGCCGGTCGCCGCGATGATCATGCACCTGGGCCTGACGGCCCTGTTCGGCCCCCGCGACCCCGAGCCGGAATGGGCCCCGTCGCCTGCCCACGACGACCCGCGCTGA